Proteins from one Ramlibacter sp. PS4R-6 genomic window:
- a CDS encoding DUF6806 family protein, whose amino-acid sequence MANYDAPFEIHVHGDVPLRADVTYTQLQEALKPLWKYAGAKSLADAAESAYEEEPGIKFDATEHVLRMCWTVEGDQDFRQSLDEMAMSLNELSEQGAAIEVTFYDAEFDEEEEPPEAEARDDFVMLFVGPTPAAIMQVQRDLLVEDVVNLMERHFDAGELNGVVAEIDRLFSQRFDALVSSLEIGKPPRGSGGPGGGHGGGRRPRHLH is encoded by the coding sequence ATGGCCAATTACGACGCCCCCTTCGAGATCCACGTGCACGGCGACGTGCCCCTGCGCGCCGACGTAACCTATACGCAGCTGCAGGAGGCGCTCAAGCCCCTGTGGAAATACGCCGGCGCGAAATCGCTGGCGGATGCGGCGGAGAGCGCCTACGAGGAAGAGCCCGGCATCAAGTTCGACGCCACCGAGCACGTGCTGCGCATGTGCTGGACGGTGGAGGGCGACCAGGACTTCCGCCAGTCGCTCGACGAGATGGCCATGAGCCTCAATGAACTGTCGGAGCAGGGCGCGGCCATCGAGGTCACGTTCTACGACGCCGAGTTCGACGAGGAGGAAGAGCCGCCCGAGGCCGAGGCCCGTGACGACTTCGTGATGCTGTTCGTCGGCCCCACGCCGGCGGCCATCATGCAGGTGCAGCGCGACCTGCTGGTGGAGGACGTGGTGAACCTGATGGAGCGCCACTTCGACGCGGGCGAGCTCAATGGCGTCGTCGCCGAGATCGACCGGCTGTTCTCGCAGCGCTTCGACGCGCTGGTGAGCTCGCTGGAGATCGGCAAGCCCCCGCGCGGCAGCGGGGGGCCTGGGGGCGGCCATGGCGGCGGCCGCCGGCCACGCCACTTGCATTGA
- a CDS encoding MFS transporter: MALFSQDALNPGVRKREVFGWAMYDFANSGYTTVVITAVFAAYFVGGIAGKAEWATFAWTAALSVSYAIVMFTMPSIGAYADLRAAKKKLLALFTAGCVVSTAALALAGPGSVALAVLLIVISNTFYSYGESLTAAFLPELAKAESLGKVSGWGWSFGYFGGMLALGVCLGYVIWAQGQGIPAAQFVPVTMVITAVIYGAASLATFALLRERAQPNPDSMREPGFLASLHQLRATFRQARRFKDFMWLMLCAVFYQAGVAVAITLAAIYAETVIGFKQQETMVLIFVLNVAAALGAFAWGYLQDRIGHKIALGTTLVGWVATCVIAAVSTNKGQFWWAAAIAGLCMGSSQSAGRALAGMFAPQKQLAEFYGLWTFAIRLASIIGPLGYGAITWATGGNQRLAIVGTAGLFIVGLVLLVPIDVQRGRRSAVDAA, encoded by the coding sequence ATGGCACTCTTTTCCCAGGACGCGCTGAACCCCGGCGTGCGCAAGCGCGAGGTGTTCGGCTGGGCGATGTACGACTTCGCCAACTCGGGCTACACCACGGTGGTCATCACGGCGGTGTTCGCGGCCTACTTCGTCGGTGGCATCGCAGGCAAGGCCGAGTGGGCGACGTTCGCGTGGACCGCGGCGCTTTCGGTGTCGTACGCGATCGTGATGTTCACCATGCCCAGCATCGGCGCGTACGCGGACCTGCGCGCGGCCAAGAAGAAGCTGCTGGCGCTTTTCACGGCGGGCTGTGTCGTGTCCACCGCGGCACTTGCGCTCGCGGGGCCGGGCAGCGTGGCACTGGCGGTCCTGCTGATCGTCATCTCCAACACCTTCTATTCGTACGGCGAGTCCCTGACCGCAGCCTTCCTGCCCGAGCTGGCGAAGGCGGAGTCGCTGGGCAAGGTGAGCGGCTGGGGCTGGAGCTTCGGCTATTTCGGCGGGATGCTGGCGCTGGGCGTGTGCCTGGGCTACGTGATCTGGGCGCAAGGGCAGGGCATCCCCGCCGCGCAGTTCGTTCCCGTCACGATGGTGATCACCGCCGTGATCTATGGGGCCGCCTCGCTCGCGACCTTCGCGCTGCTGCGCGAACGCGCGCAGCCCAATCCCGACTCCATGCGTGAACCGGGTTTCCTCGCGTCGCTCCACCAGTTGCGCGCCACCTTCCGCCAGGCGCGCCGCTTCAAGGACTTCATGTGGCTGATGCTCTGCGCCGTGTTCTACCAGGCGGGCGTGGCGGTCGCGATCACGCTCGCCGCGATCTACGCCGAAACGGTGATCGGATTCAAGCAGCAGGAGACGATGGTGCTGATCTTCGTGCTGAACGTCGCGGCGGCGCTGGGGGCGTTCGCGTGGGGCTACCTGCAGGACCGCATCGGCCACAAGATCGCGCTGGGGACGACGCTGGTGGGGTGGGTGGCGACCTGCGTGATCGCTGCCGTCTCGACGAACAAGGGCCAGTTCTGGTGGGCCGCGGCCATCGCGGGCCTTTGCATGGGCTCGAGCCAGTCGGCCGGCCGCGCGCTGGCCGGCATGTTCGCGCCGCAGAAGCAGCTGGCGGAGTTCTACGGCTTGTGGACCTTCGCGATCCGCCTGGCGAGCATCATCGGGCCGCTGGGCTATGGCGCCATCACGTGGGCCACCGGTGGCAACCAGCGGCTCGCAATCGTCGGTACTGCGGGCCTGTTCATCGTGGGCCTGGTGCTGCTGGTGCCGATCGACGTGCAACGCGGCCGGCGCAGCGCCGTCGACGCGGCCTAG
- a CDS encoding aldo/keto reductase: MLPSRASADPAQPAGIADPVRLKRGVFGTASLGSKCAPDIARQVLRQAIASGFHQFDTAPFYGAGHAERLLGELGDEGMRVSTKFGSPRPSRLRFMAVRVLRGRRPGDLVPPPALLVSRDGEFDCAAQRRPPAQLSASMAALSKCAQGFLFAHSPPRFPGAAAVSAWSDLARSSGYVLGVSGPRNEDMEAWLEVAPADACFQLHLDTLESLTDPVLDRLARRTVWIHGIFSPPTGAGPTHAADRQKLAHRWAADLAQAAFVVTSTRPEGVARAGAFVRELEG; encoded by the coding sequence TTGCTTCCATCGCGCGCTTCCGCCGACCCGGCGCAGCCGGCTGGCATTGCAGATCCGGTACGCCTGAAGCGCGGCGTGTTCGGGACCGCGTCGCTCGGGTCGAAGTGCGCCCCGGACATCGCGCGGCAGGTCCTGCGGCAGGCCATCGCCAGCGGCTTCCACCAATTCGACACGGCGCCGTTCTACGGTGCGGGCCATGCCGAACGCCTGCTGGGGGAGCTCGGCGACGAGGGCATGCGGGTTTCGACCAAGTTCGGCAGCCCGCGGCCGTCGCGCCTGCGGTTCATGGCCGTGCGCGTCCTGCGCGGCCGCCGGCCCGGCGACCTTGTCCCGCCTCCCGCACTCCTTGTGTCCAGGGACGGCGAATTCGACTGCGCGGCGCAACGCCGTCCCCCGGCGCAGCTTTCAGCGTCCATGGCCGCGCTCTCGAAGTGCGCTCAAGGTTTCCTGTTCGCGCACAGCCCGCCGCGCTTTCCAGGGGCTGCCGCGGTCTCTGCGTGGTCCGACCTGGCCAGGTCAAGCGGCTATGTGCTGGGTGTGTCCGGGCCCCGGAACGAAGACATGGAGGCGTGGCTCGAGGTCGCTCCCGCAGACGCATGCTTCCAGCTGCACCTGGACACGCTCGAGTCCCTCACCGACCCCGTGCTGGACCGGTTGGCGCGAAGGACGGTGTGGATCCATGGAATCTTTTCGCCCCCGACGGGTGCCGGCCCGACGCACGCGGCCGACCGCCAGAAGCTCGCCCACAGGTGGGCTGCCGATCTCGCACAGGCGGCGTTCGTGGTCACCTCGACGCGCCCGGAGGGTGTCGCGAGGGCCGGGGCGTTCGTGCGGGAGCTGGAGGGCTGA
- the fumC gene encoding class II fumarate hydratase: MKTRTEKDTFGPIDVPANRLWGAQTQRSLQNFAISGERQPREILRALVQVKRSSAVVNHLMGLLSQDKAGAIIAACDEVLEGKHDEEFPLVVWQTGSGTQTNMNVNEVLANRASELLGGPRGEGRLVHPNDDVNKSQSSNDVFPTAMHVAAVDAIRNRLVPSLAKLKATLAAKSAEFQGIVKIGRTHLQDATPLTLGQEFSGYVAQLEQCDRHLHGALPHLCELALGGTAVGTGLNAPEGYAERVAAEIARLTGLPFVSAPNKFEVMAAADALVHAHGALKTLAAAMMKIANDVRWLASGPRSGLGEISIPENEPGSSIMPGKVNPTQSEAVTMLCCQVFGNDVAINFGGASGNFELNVFRPMIAHNFQQSVRLLADGMASFNDHCAAGITPNVERIRELVDRSLMLVTALNPHIGYDKAAQIAKKAHKEGLSLREAAIATGFVTPEQFDQWVRPDRMV; encoded by the coding sequence ATGAAGACCCGAACCGAAAAGGACACCTTCGGCCCGATCGATGTCCCTGCCAACCGCCTGTGGGGGGCGCAGACCCAGCGCTCCCTGCAGAACTTCGCCATTTCGGGGGAGCGCCAGCCACGGGAGATCCTGCGCGCGCTGGTGCAGGTCAAGCGCTCGTCGGCGGTGGTCAACCACCTGATGGGGCTGCTGTCACAGGACAAGGCCGGCGCGATCATCGCCGCCTGCGACGAGGTGCTCGAAGGCAAGCACGACGAGGAATTCCCGCTGGTGGTCTGGCAGACCGGCTCGGGAACGCAGACCAACATGAACGTCAACGAGGTGCTCGCCAACCGCGCCAGCGAACTTCTGGGCGGCCCGCGCGGCGAAGGCCGCCTGGTGCACCCCAACGACGACGTGAACAAGAGCCAGTCGTCCAACGACGTCTTCCCGACGGCCATGCACGTCGCTGCCGTCGACGCCATCCGCAACCGCCTGGTGCCGTCGCTGGCGAAGCTGAAGGCCACGCTGGCCGCGAAATCCGCGGAGTTCCAGGGCATCGTGAAGATCGGGCGCACGCACCTGCAGGACGCGACGCCGCTCACCCTGGGCCAGGAGTTCTCGGGCTACGTCGCGCAGCTGGAGCAGTGCGACCGCCACCTGCACGGGGCGCTGCCGCACCTGTGCGAACTGGCGCTCGGCGGCACGGCCGTGGGCACCGGCCTCAACGCGCCGGAAGGTTACGCGGAGCGCGTGGCGGCCGAAATCGCGCGCCTCACCGGCCTGCCTTTCGTGAGCGCGCCCAACAAGTTCGAGGTGATGGCCGCGGCCGACGCTCTCGTGCACGCGCACGGCGCGCTGAAGACGCTGGCGGCGGCCATGATGAAGATCGCCAACGACGTGCGCTGGCTCGCGAGCGGCCCGCGCAGCGGCCTGGGCGAAATCAGCATCCCCGAGAACGAGCCGGGTTCCTCGATCATGCCGGGCAAGGTGAACCCGACGCAGAGCGAGGCCGTCACCATGCTGTGCTGCCAGGTGTTCGGCAACGACGTCGCCATCAACTTCGGCGGCGCCTCGGGCAATTTCGAGTTGAACGTCTTCCGCCCCATGATCGCGCACAACTTCCAGCAGAGCGTGCGCCTGCTGGCCGACGGCATGGCCAGCTTCAACGACCATTGCGCGGCAGGCATCACGCCCAACGTGGAGCGCATCCGCGAGCTCGTGGACCGCTCGCTGATGCTGGTGACCGCCCTCAACCCGCACATCGGCTACGACAAGGCCGCCCAGATCGCCAAGAAGGCCCACAAGGAGGGCCTGAGCCTGCGCGAGGCCGCCATCGCCACCGGCTTCGTCACCCCCGAGCAGTTCGACCAGTGGGTGCGGCCGGACCGGATGGTCTAG
- a CDS encoding fumarate hydratase gives MPTTIQAADLIESIAGALQYISYYHPADYIAHLARAYEREQSAAAKDAIAQILTNSRMSATGHRPICQDTGIVNVFLKVGMDVRFEGFKGSIADAINEGVRRGYEHPDNRLRASVVADPLFERKNTKDNTPAVVFMEIVPGDKLDVTVAAKGGGSENKSKFVMLNPSDSLVDWVLKTVPTMGAGWCPPGMLGIGIGGTAEKAMLSAKESLMDDIDMYELLQRGPKDKTEELRIELYEKVNALGIGAQGLGGLTTVLDIKIKMFPTHAASKPVAMIPNCAATRHAHFVMDGSGPVYLDAPSLDLWPDVEWAPDYNKSKRVNLDTLTKEEVASWKPGDTLLLNGKMLTGRDAAHKRIQDMLARGEKLPVDFTNRVIYYVGPVDPVRDEVVGPAGPTTATRMDKFTEMMLAQTGLISMIGKAERGPVAIEAIRKHKSAYLMAVGGAAYLVSKAIKQAKVVGFADLGMEAIYEFDVVDMPVTVAVDAGGTSAHVTGPAEWSQRIAKGEFKGIAVAAA, from the coding sequence ATGCCCACCACGATCCAGGCCGCCGACCTCATCGAATCGATCGCCGGCGCGCTCCAGTACATCAGCTACTACCACCCGGCCGACTACATCGCGCACCTCGCGCGCGCCTACGAGCGCGAGCAAAGCGCCGCCGCCAAGGACGCGATCGCGCAGATCCTGACCAACAGCCGCATGAGCGCGACCGGCCACCGGCCGATCTGCCAGGACACCGGCATCGTCAACGTGTTCCTCAAGGTCGGCATGGACGTGCGCTTCGAGGGCTTCAAGGGCAGCATCGCGGATGCGATCAACGAAGGCGTGCGCCGCGGCTACGAGCACCCGGACAACCGGCTGCGCGCCTCGGTCGTCGCCGACCCGCTGTTCGAGCGGAAGAACACCAAGGACAACACCCCTGCCGTCGTCTTCATGGAGATCGTGCCCGGCGACAAGCTGGACGTGACGGTGGCCGCCAAGGGCGGCGGCAGCGAGAACAAGAGCAAGTTCGTCATGCTCAACCCGAGCGATTCGCTGGTCGACTGGGTGCTCAAGACGGTGCCCACGATGGGCGCCGGCTGGTGCCCGCCCGGCATGCTGGGCATCGGCATCGGCGGCACCGCGGAGAAGGCGATGCTGTCGGCCAAGGAATCGCTGATGGACGACATCGACATGTACGAGCTGCTGCAGCGCGGTCCGAAGGACAAGACCGAGGAGCTGCGCATCGAGCTGTACGAGAAGGTCAACGCGCTGGGCATCGGCGCGCAGGGGCTGGGCGGCCTCACCACCGTGCTCGACATCAAGATCAAGATGTTCCCCACGCACGCGGCCAGCAAGCCCGTGGCGATGATCCCCAATTGCGCCGCCACGCGCCACGCGCATTTCGTGATGGACGGCTCGGGCCCCGTGTACCTCGACGCGCCCAGCCTGGACCTGTGGCCCGACGTCGAGTGGGCGCCCGACTACAACAAGAGCAAGCGCGTCAACCTGGACACCCTGACGAAGGAAGAAGTCGCGAGCTGGAAGCCGGGCGACACGCTCCTCCTGAACGGAAAGATGCTCACCGGCCGCGACGCCGCGCACAAGCGCATCCAGGACATGCTGGCCAGGGGCGAGAAGCTTCCGGTGGACTTCACCAACCGCGTCATCTACTACGTCGGCCCCGTCGACCCGGTGCGCGACGAGGTGGTCGGCCCCGCCGGCCCGACGACGGCCACGCGCATGGACAAGTTCACGGAGATGATGCTGGCGCAGACGGGCCTCATCTCCATGATCGGCAAGGCCGAGCGCGGCCCGGTGGCGATCGAGGCGATCCGCAAGCACAAGAGCGCCTATCTGATGGCCGTCGGCGGCGCGGCCTATCTCGTCTCGAAGGCGATCAAGCAGGCCAAGGTCGTCGGCTTCGCCGACCTGGGCATGGAGGCGATCTACGAATTCGACGTGGTCGACATGCCGGTCACCGTCGCGGTGGACGCGGGCGGCACGAGCGCGCACGTCACCGGCCCGGCCGAGTGGAGCCAGCGCATCGCCAAGGGCGAGTTCAAGGGCATCGCCGTCGCCGCCGCTTGA
- a CDS encoding class I SAM-dependent methyltransferase, with protein MIKQLAKDCLRAAGFELRRVPAGTQGPVQRADRRFVNFHIGCGAILAPQFLNIDGDLTSAGLPRGVRGPVPAPGRPEAFAWAHDLRAGIPAHDGCLETIYHAHFLEHLTVAEGIAFLAECRRSLRRGGCMRVAVPDLELWSRSLASADPTLFDWYRRAYLGDDSEAYPTRGSVFAGMLYGWQHRTAFDYDTLAARLSAAGFDRIRRVPWGASERLPSVDVLEPADSERRHESLVVECEKA; from the coding sequence ATGATCAAGCAATTGGCGAAGGACTGCCTGCGCGCCGCCGGCTTCGAGCTGCGCCGGGTGCCGGCAGGCACGCAGGGCCCGGTCCAGAGAGCGGATCGGCGGTTCGTCAACTTCCACATCGGTTGCGGCGCCATCCTCGCGCCGCAGTTCCTGAACATCGACGGCGACCTGACGTCCGCCGGCTTGCCGCGCGGCGTTCGCGGGCCGGTACCGGCGCCGGGTCGCCCCGAGGCATTCGCATGGGCCCACGACCTTCGCGCGGGCATCCCCGCGCACGACGGCTGCCTGGAGACGATCTACCACGCGCACTTCCTCGAGCACCTGACGGTGGCCGAAGGCATCGCTTTCCTCGCCGAGTGCCGGCGCAGCCTGCGCCGCGGCGGTTGCATGCGGGTGGCGGTGCCGGACCTCGAGCTGTGGTCCCGGAGCCTGGCGTCGGCGGACCCGACATTGTTCGACTGGTACCGGCGCGCGTACCTGGGCGACGACAGCGAGGCCTACCCTACGCGCGGCTCGGTTTTCGCGGGAATGTTGTACGGGTGGCAGCACCGCACGGCGTTCGACTACGACACGCTGGCGGCGCGCCTCTCGGCGGCCGGTTTCGACCGCATCCGCCGGGTGCCATGGGGAGCGAGCGAGAGGTTGCCGTCAGTCGATGTGCTCGAGCCCGCAGACAGCGAACGGCGGCACGAGAGCCTGGTCGTCGAGTGCGAAAAGGCCTGA
- the murI gene encoding glutamate racemase — MIGVFDSGIGGHSVLRALRAQLPDEPFAYFADTEHAPYGERDEAFVAQRSLAITRKFIEEDGANLVVVACNTATAAAIHLLREAYPQIPFVGVEPPLRPAVAVTRTRQVGVMATRGTLASAKFRALHESLAASGVRFILQPCDGLALAIETNDAARVRELCERYVGAVQAQGDVDTLVLGCTHYALVDDVLQAAAGDGVRLVEPGVPVARRVAALLA, encoded by the coding sequence TTGATCGGCGTCTTCGACTCCGGCATCGGCGGGCACTCGGTGCTGCGCGCATTGCGCGCGCAGTTGCCGGACGAGCCCTTCGCCTACTTCGCGGACACCGAACACGCGCCCTACGGCGAACGCGATGAAGCGTTCGTCGCGCAGCGCTCGCTCGCCATCACCCGCAAGTTCATCGAGGAAGACGGCGCGAATCTCGTGGTCGTCGCGTGCAACACGGCCACGGCGGCGGCGATCCACCTGCTGCGCGAGGCTTATCCGCAGATCCCTTTCGTCGGTGTCGAGCCGCCCCTCAGGCCCGCGGTGGCGGTGACGCGCACCCGGCAGGTCGGCGTGATGGCCACGCGCGGCACGCTGGCCAGCGCGAAGTTCCGGGCGCTGCACGAGTCGCTGGCCGCAAGCGGCGTTCGTTTCATCCTGCAGCCCTGCGATGGCCTCGCCCTCGCGATCGAGACGAACGACGCTGCGCGCGTGCGTGAGCTGTGCGAGCGGTACGTCGGCGCCGTGCAGGCGCAAGGCGACGTCGACACGCTCGTGCTGGGCTGCACCCACTACGCGCTCGTCGACGACGTGCTGCAGGCGGCGGCGGGCGACGGTGTGCGCCTGGTCGAGCCGGGCGTGCCCGTCGCGCGGCGCGTCGCCGCCCTGCTCGCCTAG